DNA sequence from the Deinococcus humi genome:
CGCCACGCCGCCGTACCGTCCGAGGAATAGAAGGGGTAGAGGTCTACACGCAGATCCAGACCCGCAGAGGCCGCTGCCGCCCGCAGCCGATTGCCCAGCGCGTGATCGTAGGGACCGCCGCTGTCCGCGACGCACAGGGTGACGCAGTGCTCGCTGCTGGTCTGGCCCTCGCCCACCGCCGCCATGTCCACAGCGATCAGTTCGTCGGTGTGGGTGGGAATGCCGGTGGCCGCCCCGTGGCCGACCTCCTCATAGGTGGTGACGTGAAAGGCCACCGTCTTTGAGGGGGGGGTATTAACCAATGCGCGGGTCACGGCCAGGAAGATCGCCACCGCCGCCTTGTTGTCCAGGTGGCGCGATTTGATGTACCCGGCGCCCGTGACGCGGGGCCGCGCGTCGAAGCTCACGAAATCGCCCACGCCGACGCCCAGGGCGCGGGTCTCGGCGGCGCTGGTCGTCTGCTCGTCCAGCCGCACCTCCATCACGGCGGCCTCGCGCTTCAGGTCACGCAGGGCCGCGCCGTGAACGTGGGTGCTCTGGCGGATGTTGACCACCGTACCGGTGATGACACGTCCACTCTGGGTATGCACGCGCACGTCCTCGCCCTCCACGGTGGCCCAGTCGTAGCCGCCCAGCATGGACAGCAGCAGGCGGCCACCCGGCTTGATGCCCTTGACCATCGCGCCCAGGGTGTCGGTGTGGCCACTGAAGGTCACGTGGCCCTCGCCCGTTCCCGGCACCTCCCAGGTCAGGGCGCCCTTGCGGGTGCGCTGCGGCGTGATGCCCAGTGCCCGGACCTCCTTGTCGATCAGCGCGACGGCGGCGTCCGTGAAGCCGGTGGGGCTGGGGGTGTCCAGCAGGCGCACAAGAACATCCAGGGTGTAAGCCAGCTCGAATTCAGGGTTCATGCCCCTCACTATGGCGGATAGGAATCAACTGTCTCCAGGGCAGGAACGCGCCACCATCCGTTTTCGCGGGCGGTGCTACGCTCAGGGGCGATATGGATTCTTATGACGTGTTGGTCATCGGCGGCGGCCCGGCGGGTTACGTGGCCGCCATTCGTGCGGCGCAACTGGGCTTCAAAACCGCCTGCGTGGACGATTTCACGCGCGACGGCAAACCCAGCCTGGGCGGCACCTGTCTGAACGTGGGCTGCATCCCCAGCAAGGCGCTGCTGGATTCCTCTGAAAAATTCGAGATGATCGGGCACGACGCCGCCGATCACGGCATCACGGTAGCTGGCCTGAAGATGGACCTGGACAAGATGCTGTCGCGCAAGACCGGCGTGGTGGACAAGCTCACCGGCGGGATCGCCTACCTGTTCAAAAAGAACAAGATCACCTCCATCTCGGGCCTGGGCAAACTGCTGCGCCAGGACGGCGAGGAATGGATCGTCGATGCTGCCGGAACCGAAGTGAAGGCAAAGAACGTGATCGTGGCGACGGGCAGCAGCCCCCGTCAACTTCCGCTGGCCCCCTTCGGCGGGCATGTGGTGGAGAACAGTGGCGCGCTGACATTCACGGAAGTTCCCAGCAAGCTGGGCGTGATCGGCGCGGGCGTGATCGGCGTGGAACTGGGCAGCGTGTGGCGGCGGCTGGGCGCGGACGTGACCATTCTGGAAGCCTTGCCCGGCTTTCTGATGGCCGCCGACGATGCCGTATCCAAGGAAGCGCTCAAGCAATTCAAGAAACAGGGCCTGGACTTCCACTTCGGCGTCAACATCACCAAGGTCGAGCAGAGTGACGCGGGCGTGAGCGTGACCTACACCGAGAAGGATCAGGAGGTCACGGCGCAGTTCGACAAGCTGATCGTAAGCATCGGGCGCGTGCCGCACACGGCGGGCCTGGGCGCGGACGCGGTGGGACTGGCGCTGGACGAGCGCGGCTACGTCAAGGTCGACAGCCATTACCGCACCAACCTGAGGGGCATCTACGCCATCGGTGACGTGATCGGCGGCGCGATGCTGGCGCACAAGGCCGAGGAAGAGGGGGTGGCGCTGGCCGAACAGCTCGCCGGGCAGGCCGGACACGTCAATTACGACGTGATTCCCTGGGTGATTTACACCTCACCCGAGATCGCCTGGGCGGGCCTGACCGAGAAGGGCGCCAAGGATGCAGGCCTCAAGGTCAAGACTGGACAATTCCCCTTCAGTGCCAACGGCCGCGCGCTGGGCCACAATGACCCGCGCGGCTTCGTGAAAGTGGTGGCCGACGCCGAGACCGACAAGCTGCTGGGGGTCCACATGGTTGGCCCTAACGTGTCTGAGCTGATCGGCGAGACGGTGGCGATCATGGAGTTTGGCGGCAGCAGCGAGGATCTGGCCCGCACCATCCACGCCCACCCCACCCTGAGCGAGGTGGTCAAGGAAGCGGCGCTGGCCGCCGACAAACGCGCGCTGCACATGTAAATTGAGGGAAGCGTTAAGGGAAGGGGGGTCAGGCCGCGTGGGCTGGCCCCCTTCTCCTATGATGCGGCCATGACTCACAAACTCAGCTCTCCCCTGCCGCTGGAATCCAGACTGGTCGAGCGCGTCTGGGGTGGCACACGGCTGATCCCTGACGGCAGCAACGACCGCAAGATCGGCGAGGCGTGGGTGGTGGGCGAGGACAACCACGTGTCAGGCGGCCCACATGCCGGGCAGACGCTGGCTGAACTCTCCGCACAGTTTCCGAAAGAGTTACTGGGGCACCGCGCCACCTCGGGCCGCTTTCCACTGCTGATCAAACTGCTGGACTGCGCCGAGTGGCTGAGCGTACAGGTTCACCCGGACGACGCACAGGCCCGTGAACTGGAGGGCGAGGGCTTTCTCGGCAAGACCGAGGCCTGGCACCTTCTGGCCGCTGACGATGGTGCGCAGATCATCGCGGGCATCCGCGACAACACGTCGCAGGATACCCTGAGCGAGGCGATCCTGGCCGGGAAGGCCATGGACCATGTCGCCTACACGCCTGTTCACGCCGGTGACACCTTCATGATTCCTGCGGGCACGGTGCATGCGCTGGGGCCAGGGGTCTTCCTGTACGAGGTTCAGCAGACCAGTGACCTGACCTACCGCATCTACGACTGGGATCGCCCTGCCACCGCTGGCCGCGCCCTGCACCTGTCCCAGAGCGCGGCGGTGGCCCGGCCCTGGCCCGCCCCCACCTCTCCCCTGCCACCCGCCGGGGAGGCCGTACAGGAACTGACCCGTTGTGACTATTTTGTGCTGGAGCGGTTGACCAACCGGGCCAGCACCCTGACGGGTGACACTGCTGGGCAGACCTTCCACGTCCTGACCGTGACTGAAGGCGAGGCTCGGGTGGAAGTGAACGGTGAACAACACACGCTGGGCCAGTTCGAGTCTCTGTTACTGCCCGCCGCCGTCGGGGCCTACCGCCTCTCGGGCAGTTTTGAGATGTTGCGCTCCAGCCTCCCGGAGTGAGATGAGGTTGTGCACACCTCAGCTTTCGAGGTAGACCGCGATGGAGCCGTGTATGACCATGTTCTCCCTGAAGGTATCCTCGATTTTTCCTCGCTGTCCCTCATGCGAGTGAGCGGGTTCCAGCCCTCATCACGCTGGAAGTCAGCCAGATCTGAGGCCTTTGAGGCGGCAGAACCTTTCCTATTCACGCCTGCGTAACGTGGCCGCCTCTACACAGATAGAGGCGGCGCCGTCAACACGCGGGTCAGGCAGTGGGATCCCAACACCGTGAGGTGACGCCTCAGCCGGGCCGATGTTCCGGATCATGGCGATAGACCCGCTGGGTGGCCTCGTCCAGAATGGCGCGTAGATCGTCCTCGCTCTGGGCTTCCACATAGACGCGCACCACTGGCTCGGTACCGGACGCACGGAACATGGCCGATGCACCGCCCGAGAGGCTCAGCTTCACGCCGTCGCGGGTATTGACACCTTCCACCACCCGGCCCGCCACCTCCACAAAGGTCTGGGCATCGGCCAGTAGCGCGGCCTTGTCGAAGCGGTCACTCAGGTGCAGGTCAGCGCGGTCGTAGTGGTGCTGGAAGCCGACCTCGGCCTCGATGTCGGCGAACAGTTCGGGCAGACTTTTTCCGCTGGCCGCCATCGCCTCGATCATCAGCAGGCTGTTCAGCAGGCCGTCGCGCTCCGGAATGTGCCCACGTGAGGACAGCCCACCGGACTCCTCGCCGCCGATCAGTACGGCCCTGTCCTCGTCGGCTTGCCCTTCGAGAAAGGCGTCGGTGATGTACTTGAAGCCCACCGGCGTCTCCAGCACTTCCAGCCCCAGCTTCCCGGCCAGCAACTCGATCACCCGGCTGCCCGACACCGTCTTGACCACTCGCCCGCGCAGGCCACGCACGCGGTAAAGGTGAGCGGTCAACACGGCGAAGATCTGGTGGCTGTTGAAGAACCCGCCACCCGCCGTGACCGCTCCCACCCGGTCCGCATCACCGTCAGTCACCACGCCCAGCGTCTGCCCAGTTTCACCGGCCAGCAGGGCCATCAGGTCGCCCAGACTGGGCGGAACGGGTTCGGGGTTGACGCCGTGGAACAGGGGATCGGGCCGCCCATGCAACTCGCTCAGCTCGAGCTGGAGCCCGGCATGGGCGGCGTAGCCGGTCAGCCAGCCGCATCCTGCGCCGCCCATCGGATCGTGAATGACACGGCCCCGGTAGGCACGCAGCATCTCCAGATCGAGTTGGCGGTCCAGCTGCTCGTAATACGCCTGCTGGATGTCCAGCGGCTGGACCGTGCCGCGCGGCCCGTTGTAGGGCTCGGGCGCGTCCAGGGCTGCCTCCACCTGGGCCACCAGGGCTGGGGTGGCGCTGCCGCCATAGTGGCCTTTGAGTTTGTAGCCGCTGTACTGGGGAGGGTTGTGACTGGCCGTGACCATCACGCCGCCCGCCGCGCCGTGATGGAGCACCGCAAAGGATAGCGCTGGGGTGGGCAGGTACTCGGTGGCCAGCCACACGTTCAGCCCGGCTTCGGCCATCGTGTCGGCCACCACCTGGGCGAAGCCAGCCCCCTGAAAGCGGGTGTCGTGGCCCACCACCACCGATGTGCCGCCCCCCTGGCGCAGCGCCTGGGCATGTGCGCGGGCCACCCGCCGCACGTTCGCGTAGGTGAATTCCTCGGCGATAATGTCGCGCCAGCCGTCTGTTCCGAATTTGATGGGCATGCAGAAGTCTCCGCCCGACAGCGTATCAGGACGGGCCTGACAGGATTCAGGCAGCGGCAGCGTCTGAAGGCGGCGCTGGCCCCATTGACGTATCACCTGGGCTGGGCTATGATTCTCGCCGTGCTGAAAAGCACCCCTTGAAAGGGCGGCGGACACACTGAAAAAAGTGAATGCTGAGGGTGTGGCCCCATCGTCTAACGGTTAGGACACTACCCTTTCAAGGTAGCGATACGGGTTCGAATCCCGTTGGGGTCACCAACTCAAGCCTCCGCCTCGGCGGGGGTTTTTGCGTTGTGTGGTGCGCGCCTAGTATGGCGGTTACACCTTGTAGGTCTCTAAGGCGCATTGACACCCCGCCGCCCCCTTGCTACAGTGACTGCCGCCTGTCCGGTCACGGACGTGCGAAAGCAAGTGGTGCGCGGGTGTAGCTCAGCTGGTTAGAGCGCACGCCTGATAAGCGTGAGGTCCCCAGTTCAAGTCTGGGCATCCGCACCAAAGAATAGAGAACCCCGTCTAATACGGGGTTTTTCGTTTTAGGAGTTCAGCGCGAACCCTGGAAAACGTCTGCGAAGTGACCTGAGCATGGGTCATATACACGGCAGAAGAGGCTGTGAGGATTCCCTCACGCCTCTTTCTCCTTCCCCAGGACTTATCTGGGCAAAACGCTCGTGCCCATTAAATACTGATCCATCGCCCGCGCCGCTTGCCGTCCCTCACGAATGGCCCAGACCACCAGACTCTGCCCGCGCCGCATATCGCCCGCCGCGAAGACGCTGGGCAGGTTGGTCAAATAACCGCCCTCCTCCTCTGTTCCAGCCAGGGCATTGCCACGTGTGTCCTTGTCGACGCCAAACGCCTCGATCACGCTGCCCACCGGGCTGACAAAACCCATCGCCAGGAGCACCAGATCGGCCTTGTGGATTTCCTCGCTGCCCTCGATTTCCTGTAATTTGCCGTCCACCAGCTCAATGCGAACGGTCTTGACCCCGGTGAGCTTGCCTCCCTTGCCCACAAACTCTTTGGTGGCAATGGCAAATTCGCGGGTCACCCCTTCCTCGTGGCTGGAGCTGGTGCGGAGTTTGAGGGGCCAGTACGGCCAAACCAGCGGCTTGTTCTCGTGCTCGGGCGGCTGGGGCATCACCTCGAACTGGGTCACGCTCACCGCGCCGTGGCGGTTGCTGGTGCCGACGCAATCGCTGCCGGTGTCGCCGCCGCCGATCACGACGACATGCTTACCGTCGGCGCGCAATTGCTTTTTCAGTTTGTCGCCCGCATTCACGCGGTTCTGTCCCGGCAGGAACTCCATCGCGAAATGCACGCCGTCCAGTTCGCGCCCCGGCACTGGCAGGTCACGGGGCTGTTCCGCACCGCCGCACAGCAGCACGGCGTCGAATTCGGCGCGCAACTCGTCTGGGGTCACGGTGGATTTGGCAAGGTTGGTGACGCTGCTTTGCTTGTCCCACGCACCCACCAGCACGCCCGTTCTGAAGGTCACGCCCTCGGCTTCCATCTGCTGGACTCGGCGGTCAATATGGTGCTTTTCCATCTTGAAATCGGGGATACCGTAGCGCAGCAGGCCACCCACGCGGTCATTTTTCTCGAAGACCGTTACAGCGTGTCCGGCGCGGGCGAGTTGCTGCGCCGCTGCTAGCCCCGCCGGGCCGCTGCCGATCACGGCCACTGTCTTGCCGGTCCTGACCTGTGGCGGCTGCGGCCTGACCCAGCCCTCCTGCCACGCGCGCTCGATAATTGCCAGCTCAATGGACTTGATGCCCACCGGATCGTCGTTGATGTTCAGCGTACAGGCGGCCTCGCACGGCGCGGGGCAGATGCGGCCCGTGAACTCGGGAAAGTTATTCGTGCTGTGCAACGTCTCGATGGCCGAGAGCCAGTCGTTCTCGTACACCAGATTGTTGAAATCGGGAATGATGTTGCCCACCGGGCAGCCGTTGTTGCAAAACGGAATGCCGCAGTCCATGCAGCGTACCGCCTGTTTCTGGGCCAGCTCATTTGCCAGCGGCAGCACGAATTCGGCGTAATTCTTGAGGCGCACGTCGACAGGCTGATACTTCTCCTTGACGCGGGGTTGTTCCAGGAAGCCGGTGATTTTGCTCATATGCCCTCCGGGCGGGTTGTGGGCTGTGGGTTGTTGGGGTGGCAGAAGAGAGGGGCACCAGAACTGCCCACTGGCGCTCCTACTTCGTCAACGTTCCCTGTCCGCCGTTGTGGCTCGGCCCGGTCTGCATGCTGGTCGTGTCGGTGAACTGCACGGTGGCGGCCTCTTTCTGCGAGGCGCGTTCCCTCAAAGCACGCTGGTACTCCAGCGGGAAGACCTTGACGAAGCGTTTGCGGGCGTTATCCCAGTCGTCGAGAATGTCGCTGGCGATGGCCGAACCCGTCCAGCGATGGTGGCTTTCGATCAAGGTGCGCAGCTGCGTTTCATCGGTTTCGCCGCCGTGCAGGCTGGCGGGATCGGCCCCCAGTACAGCAAGGCTGTGGATCTGCTCGTCGGCGGGTTGCACCCGGTGCAGGCTGACCATACTGTGGTTGCACTTCTTCTCGAAGCTGCCGTCCTCGTCGTAGACGTAGGCGACGCCGCCGCTCATCCCGGCCGCGAAATTGCGCCCGGTCTGGCCCAGCACCACCACGGTGCCGCCAGTCATGTACTCGCAGCCGTGATCGCCGGTCCCCTCCACCACCGCCCGCGCTCCACTCAGGCGCACGGCGAAGCGCTCTCCGGCGACGCCCCGGAAGAAGGCCTCACCCGCCGTCGCACCGTACAGGGCAGTATTGCCGGTGATGATGTTCTGCCGCGCGTCGCCCCGGAACTCAATGCTGGGGCGGACCACCACACGCCCGCCGGACAGGCCCTTGCCTGCGTAGTCGTTGGCGTCGCCGATCAGGTACAGGGTCAGGCCCGGGGCCAGGAACGCGCCGAAGCTCTGGCCGCCCGTGCCCTCCATCTGGACAAAGACCGTCTGATCGGGCAGGCCCTCGGGACGCACACGGATCAACTCGCCCGAGAGCATCGCCCCTACCGAACGGTTGACGTTCCGCACGTCCTGAAGGAAATGTACCCGCTCACCCTTCTCGATGGCAGGGCGGCATTTCTCGATCAGGATGCGGTCGAGCGCCCCATCTAGCCCGTGATCTTGCGTGCCAGTGTGGCGGTGGCCCACGTCAGGCAACTCGGGTCGGAAGAACAGGCGGCTGAAGTCCAGGCCCTGGGCCTTCCAGTGATCGATACCGGCGCGGGTGTCCAGCAGGTCAGAGCGCCCGATCAGTTCGTCGAAGGTGCGGACGCCCAGCGAGGCCATGATGGCGCGCACTTCCTCGGCCACGAAGAAAAAGTAGTTGATGACGTGTTCGGGCTTGCCGGTAAAGCGGGCGCGCAACACGGGATCCTGAGTCGCCACGCCGACTGGGCAGGTGTTCAGGTGGCACTTGCGCATCATGATGCACCCCTGAACCACCAGTGGCGCGGTAGCGAAGCCAAACTCGTCCGCGCCGAGCAACGCGGCCACCACCACGTCGCGCCCGGTCTTGAGCTGCCCGTCGGTCTGCACCCGCACGCGGTCGCGCAGGCGGTTCAGCACCAGGGTCTGCTGCGTCTCGGCCAGCCCCATTTCCCACGGCGTCCCGGCATGCTTGATGCTGCTCCACGGTGACGCGCCCGTGCCGCCGTCATGCCCGGCAATCACGATGTGGTCGGCCTTGCACTTGGCGACGCCCGCTGCCACCGTGCCGACCCCCACTTCCGAGACCAGCTTGACCGAGATGTCGGCGCGCGGATTGACGTTCTTCAGGTCGTGGATCAGCTGCTTGAGGTCCTCAATGGAATAGATGTCGTGATGGGGGGGCGGGCTGATCAGGCCCACGCCGGGAACACTGTGACGCAGGAAGCCGATGTATTCGCTGACCTTGCCGCCGGGGAGTTGACCGCCCTCGCCGGGTTTCGCCCCCTGCGCCATCTTGATCTGGATTTGATCGGCGCTGCCGAGATAGCCCGTGGTAACGCCAAAACGTCCAGAAGCCACCTGTTTGATCTTGCTGCGCAGGGAATCGCCGGGTTCCAGCGGATAGTCGACCTCCACGCGACTATGGCCCAGGATCCCGGCCAGCGTCTCGCCTGCGCCCAGCGTCTCGCCGCGCAATTCACGCTCGTAGCGGGCCGGATCCTCGCCGCCCTCCCCGGTGTTGGACTTGCCGCCAATGCGGTTCATGGCAACGGCCAGCGTGGTGTGCGCCTCGGTGGAGATGGACCCCAGGCTCATCGCACCGGTGGCGAAGCGTTTGACGATCTCGGCGGCGGGCTCGACCTCCTCAAGCGGCACGGGCACCGCGCCCTCGGTGCGGAACTCGAACAGGCCGCGCAGGGTCATGTGGCGCCTGCTCTGATCGTTGATGATCCGGGCGTACTCCTCGTAGGTGGACGCGGAACCGCTGCGGGTGGCGTGTTGCAGCTTGGCAATGGCGTCGGGCGTCCACATGTGTTCCTCGCCACGCACGCGCCAGGCGTACTCGCCGCCCGCGTCCAGCCCACGCGCCAGCACCGGGTCAGCCCCGAAGGCCGCCGTGTGCGTGCGCAGCGCTTCTTCCGCCACCTCGAAAATGCCGATGCCGCCGATCTGCGTGGCGGTGCCCCGGAAATACTTCTCCACGAAGTCGGCCTGCAGGCCCATCGCCTCGAACAGTTGCGCGCCGCAGTACGACATATACGTGCTGACGCCCATCTTGGACATGATCTTGCTCAGGCCCTTGCCGATGGCCTTGATGTAGTTCCGCATGGCTTTTGCCGGGCCAATGTCGCTCAGGTTGGGCATGCTCGGAATTTCCGTGTGCAGATCGATCAGCGTTTCCAGTGCCAGGTAGGGGTGGATGGCTTCCGCGCCGTAGCCCGCCAGCGCGGCAAAGTGATGCACCTCGCGGGCGTCGCCGGTTTCCACCACCAGGCCGACTTTCATCCGCAGGCCCGCCTTGACCAGATGGTGATGGACGCTGGACAGCGCCAGGAGCGCCGGAATCGCCACGCGTTCCCTGTCCAGACGCCGGTCACTGATGATGATGATGTTGTGGCCGCCCTCGATGGCGTCCACCGCCCAGGCGTTGATGGTGGCGAGCTTGGCTTCGATGCCGCGCGCCCCCCACTCGGCAGGGTAGGTGATGTCAAGTTCGTAGGCGCTGAACTTGCCGCGCGTGTGCTCGCTGATCGAGCGGACGCGCGCCATGTCATCGAAGTCCAGAATGGGCTGCGAGACCTCCAGGCGCATCTGCGGGTTGACCGCGTTGATGTCCAGCAGGTTGGGGCGCGGCCCCACGAACGACACCAGACTCATGACCACCGACTCGCGGATCGGGTCAATCGGGGGGTTGGTCACCTGCGCGAACAGCTGCCGGAAGTACGAGTACAGCGGCTTGCTACGGCTGGAGAGCACCGCCAGGGGCGAGTCGTTGCCCATCGAACCCAGGCCCTCCTCGCCGGTCTTGGCCATCGGCCCCATCAGGAATTTAAGGTCTTCCTGGCTGTAGCCGAAGGCTTGCTGACGGTCCAGCAGGCTCTCACTGAAGGTACCGACCGAACCCATCTCCCCAGCGTCGGCCAGTGGGACGCGGGTGTTGTCTACCCACTGGCGATACGGCTTAGCCGAGGCGTACTGCGACTTCAGTTCCTCGTCCTCGACGATGCGCCCGGCCTCCAAGTCCACCATGAACATCTTGCCGGGCTGCAAGCGCCATTTCTTGACGATCCGGCTCTCCGGAATGGGCAACACCCCGGACTCCGAGGCCAGGATCACCAGATCGTCGCGGGTCTGGAGGTAGCGCGCCGGGCGCAGGCCATTGCGGTCCAGCATCGCGCCCACCTGCCGCCCGTCGGTAAAGACCATCGCGGCGGGGCCGTCCCAGGGTTCCATCAGGGCCGCGTGGTACTCGTAAAAGGCTCGGCGGCGGTCATCGAGCAGGGGATTGTCCTCCCACGCCTCGGGAATCATCATCATGGCGGCGTGGGCCATCGGGTAGCCCGCCAGGGTGAGGAGTTCCAGCGCGTTGTCGAAGGTGGCGGTGTCGGACTCGCCCTCGAAGGACACTGGGTAGATCTTATTGAGGTCATCGCCCAGCACCGGCGAGGCCATCACGCCCTCGCGCGCCCGCATCCAGTTGAAGTTGCCCTTGACGGTGTTGATCTCGCCGTTGTGGGCCACCATACGGTACGGGTGCGCCAGCGGCCATTCGGGGAAGGTGTTGGTGGAAAAGCGCTGGTGGACCAGGGCCAGGGCCGACACCACTGCCCTGTCCTGCAAGTCCAGGTAGTACTCGCCCACCTGGGTGGCGAGCAACAGACCCTTGTAGATCACCGTGCGGCACGACATGCTGGGCACGTAGTATTCGGCCCCGTGCGTGAAGTTCAGCGCGCGGATGGCGTTGCTGGCGCGGCGGCGGATCACGTACAGCTTGCGCTCCAGCGCATCGGGCACCAGGGTATCGGGGCCCGCCCCGATGAAGATTTGGCGGATCACCGGCTCCTTCTCACGCACGGTGGGGCTCATGGGCATCTCGCGGTTGACGGGCACATCGCGCCAGCCCAGCACCCGTTGCCCCTCGGCCTGGACCGCCCGCTCCAACTCCTGCTCACAGGCGCGGCGCGAGGCGATTTCCTTGGGCAGGAAGATCATGCCCACGCCGTAATCCCCAGCGGGCGGCAGCGTCACACCTTGCAGGCCCATCTGGGCGCGGTAGAACTCGTCGGGAATCTGGATCAGCAGACCCGCGCCGTCGCCCATTAGAGGATCGGCGCCCACCGCGCCCCGGTGATCGAGATTTTCCAGAATCTTGAGGCCCTGCTCGATGATCGAGTGCTGTTTATGGCCCTTGATATGGGCCACGAAGCCCACTCCACAGGCATCATGTTCGCGGCCCACGTACAGGCCGTGCTGCCGCGCCGCCTCGATCTCTGCCCGGGAGGGAGGCACGCTCTGGGGAGAAGTCTGGGGATGGGGCAGGCCCGGAAGATTCCGGTCGGTTCTGTTCGGCATAGGCACGCTCCTGTCTGGTAATGACAGGCCCGCCCGGCGTGGGCGAGCCTTCATGGAATCACCATACAGTGGGGTGCATTTTCATGCAGGACGTTGTTTATAACGCCTCTAGACCACTCGGGGCCTGTCAAATGCCAGGCAGTTCTCAGTCACGGTCTTCTTTTTAGAAAGGTGGTAGACGAGGGTCCGACAGCCGGCGGTTCCGGAGCGAGAACCCAGCCTGCCAGGACTGATACCGTTATGGCGCACAGGAGAAATGTCCATTGATGGCAGTGGAAACCCGTCAGGCAGCCCACCGTAGGACCGCAAACTGGCCTGGGCCGTCGTCCAGACTCAGTCCGCTGTGGACGGGGGCAATAGCCAGATTACCGCGCGGGCGTCGCTCAACCCACCGAGCAGCACGCGGGGAGTGAAGTTGCCCGATTGTAGCCCCAGGGCCGTGTTGTAGCGCGTCAGGGTGCTGGCGGTCAGGGTGTACAGATTGCCGTCAGGGGCCAGGGTCAGGTCGCGTAGGTCACTTACAGACGCGACGGTGGAGGCCGTGCGGCTGGTGTTGCCGTCCCAGACCAGCAGCGGCTGGGCGTTCTGGTTGCTCAGAACGTCGCTGCGCCACGCGGCCAGCAGGTTCTGACTGCCCGCACTGCCGCTCCACAGGCGATCAAAACGCCGCGCACCGAAAGCGGCCAGGGCCACGCCGTCGGGAACGCCCGTCTGCCCCACCTTCTGCACTCCGGTATCGGTGGCGGCCAGGATGTCCTGGTTGTAGGCCACCAGATCGCGGATGGCCGGCGCGGGCAACGGGTCACTGACCTCGGCCACGCTGTCGCCTGAATTCCTCGGGGCGACGCGCAGGATCTCGCTGCCGCCGCCCACGCGCGGGCGGGCCACCAGCCCCACATCGCCCAGCACGGCCAGCCGGACCGGCGGCACATCCGGTCCCGGACTGGGCGGCAGGTAAGCCCGCAGCGGCGCAGTCCAGATCAGGGAGCCGCTGGCGTTGTACAGCGCCAGTTGCTGTGGCCCGTTGGGGCACTGGCTCAGGGTCAGCAGGCGATCCCGCCCGGCGTTGCTGACGGTCTGGACCAGACAGATCGGTGTAAAGGGCAAGGGCGCGAAGGGCTGGATGTCGGCCAGATCGCTGTCGCGGCTCTGGATCCCGGTTTGCAGGGTCAGGGCCAGACGCTGGCCGCTGGACAGGGAATTGAGGGTCACGCCGCCCGTCACCGCCTCGGACTTGTTGGCATCGACGGGCGCGGCACTGCTGTCGGCATTGGGGGTCACGGTCCGCAGCGTCGCGCCGCCGTCGGTGAGCAGAGCCACCCGCAGAGCCACCTGGGGTTCCTCGGTGCCGGTGCAGGCCACCAGTAGAGCGGGCATCAGAAACAGGGCGGACAGGCGGTGGGATTTCATGGGCCTCCTTGGGCAGGTATCAGGGATTCAACGGAAAGTGAAGATGGCCTGGGCGCTGTCATACTGCGCGCCTTACAAAAATGCGGAAAGCCACCGCTCCCATCTCAGGGCGAGCTGGGATTCAGCAGCGGCACCTTGGTGCCATCCGGGGTCAGCTCGAACAGCGGGTACTGGTTCTGACCGGGCAGGCCCACCGACAGGCGGTAGCGGCGCTGCACCAGATCGGCCTCGGCCTGAATGGCC
Encoded proteins:
- a CDS encoding glutamate synthase-related protein produces the protein MPNRTDRNLPGLPHPQTSPQSVPPSRAEIEAARQHGLYVGREHDACGVGFVAHIKGHKQHSIIEQGLKILENLDHRGAVGADPLMGDGAGLLIQIPDEFYRAQMGLQGVTLPPAGDYGVGMIFLPKEIASRRACEQELERAVQAEGQRVLGWRDVPVNREMPMSPTVREKEPVIRQIFIGAGPDTLVPDALERKLYVIRRRASNAIRALNFTHGAEYYVPSMSCRTVIYKGLLLATQVGEYYLDLQDRAVVSALALVHQRFSTNTFPEWPLAHPYRMVAHNGEINTVKGNFNWMRAREGVMASPVLGDDLNKIYPVSFEGESDTATFDNALELLTLAGYPMAHAAMMMIPEAWEDNPLLDDRRRAFYEYHAALMEPWDGPAAMVFTDGRQVGAMLDRNGLRPARYLQTRDDLVILASESGVLPIPESRIVKKWRLQPGKMFMVDLEAGRIVEDEELKSQYASAKPYRQWVDNTRVPLADAGEMGSVGTFSESLLDRQQAFGYSQEDLKFLMGPMAKTGEEGLGSMGNDSPLAVLSSRSKPLYSYFRQLFAQVTNPPIDPIRESVVMSLVSFVGPRPNLLDINAVNPQMRLEVSQPILDFDDMARVRSISEHTRGKFSAYELDITYPAEWGARGIEAKLATINAWAVDAIEGGHNIIIISDRRLDRERVAIPALLALSSVHHHLVKAGLRMKVGLVVETGDAREVHHFAALAGYGAEAIHPYLALETLIDLHTEIPSMPNLSDIGPAKAMRNYIKAIGKGLSKIMSKMGVSTYMSYCGAQLFEAMGLQADFVEKYFRGTATQIGGIGIFEVAEEALRTHTAAFGADPVLARGLDAGGEYAWRVRGEEHMWTPDAIAKLQHATRSGSASTYEEYARIINDQSRRHMTLRGLFEFRTEGAVPVPLEEVEPAAEIVKRFATGAMSLGSISTEAHTTLAVAMNRIGGKSNTGEGGEDPARYERELRGETLGAGETLAGILGHSRVEVDYPLEPGDSLRSKIKQVASGRFGVTTGYLGSADQIQIKMAQGAKPGEGGQLPGGKVSEYIGFLRHSVPGVGLISPPPHHDIYSIEDLKQLIHDLKNVNPRADISVKLVSEVGVGTVAAGVAKCKADHIVIAGHDGGTGASPWSSIKHAGTPWEMGLAETQQTLVLNRLRDRVRVQTDGQLKTGRDVVVAALLGADEFGFATAPLVVQGCIMMRKCHLNTCPVGVATQDPVLRARFTGKPEHVINYFFFVAEEVRAIMASLGVRTFDELIGRSDLLDTRAGIDHWKAQGLDFSRLFFRPELPDVGHRHTGTQDHGLDGALDRILIEKCRPAIEKGERVHFLQDVRNVNRSVGAMLSGELIRVRPEGLPDQTVFVQMEGTGGQSFGAFLAPGLTLYLIGDANDYAGKGLSGGRVVVRPSIEFRGDARQNIITGNTALYGATAGEAFFRGVAGERFAVRLSGARAVVEGTGDHGCEYMTGGTVVVLGQTGRNFAAGMSGGVAYVYDEDGSFEKKCNHSMVSLHRVQPADEQIHSLAVLGADPASLHGGETDETQLRTLIESHHRWTGSAIASDILDDWDNARKRFVKVFPLEYQRALRERASQKEAATVQFTDTTSMQTGPSHNGGQGTLTK
- a CDS encoding glutamate synthase subunit beta; this encodes MSKITGFLEQPRVKEKYQPVDVRLKNYAEFVLPLANELAQKQAVRCMDCGIPFCNNGCPVGNIIPDFNNLVYENDWLSAIETLHSTNNFPEFTGRICPAPCEAACTLNINDDPVGIKSIELAIIERAWQEGWVRPQPPQVRTGKTVAVIGSGPAGLAAAQQLARAGHAVTVFEKNDRVGGLLRYGIPDFKMEKHHIDRRVQQMEAEGVTFRTGVLVGAWDKQSSVTNLAKSTVTPDELRAEFDAVLLCGGAEQPRDLPVPGRELDGVHFAMEFLPGQNRVNAGDKLKKQLRADGKHVVVIGGGDTGSDCVGTSNRHGAVSVTQFEVMPQPPEHENKPLVWPYWPLKLRTSSSHEEGVTREFAIATKEFVGKGGKLTGVKTVRIELVDGKLQEIEGSEEIHKADLVLLAMGFVSPVGSVIEAFGVDKDTRGNALAGTEEEGGYLTNLPSVFAAGDMRRGQSLVVWAIREGRQAARAMDQYLMGTSVLPR